One genomic region from Chiloscyllium plagiosum isolate BGI_BamShark_2017 chromosome 21, ASM401019v2, whole genome shotgun sequence encodes:
- the palb2 gene encoding partner and localizer of BRCA2 isoform X1 encodes MEHSMKKTLSWETREQLKERLALLKKEYAKTVHKLQRAQKAERVRNHVKSTITHQNQLLEEQSITQFETGEASSFLDTNQSSSSHQRSQAPVEESKERKSAVTFNLEPEIIEVINSPNVALTSTFEFAEQPSAEPFPSPVVETIPITNINSQVHSRLKLKKKRSCEVLRKEAASEQNESLAADGKSCDKEIEELNSPVNKESVRSSIFNRGKNVSKSVCGGVKENVEHRIFLGSPEGEEHFELLKNGVQEVKGNCLTLPVSRTMNGSVYCSSGDKSTVVSTCENKAFRPRDLKVLTEDAQQQQAKQNCSEDLTEALESNLANESVMLDSDCLQASTAVAEVSEETSLNSCTLVEGLLFPVEYYVRTTRRMTSCQRQVDLDAVIHSHLGKCRNGGKGRYKKSTHEQSNPVKGFPKAEGELNNTLLLFNSQEDGIAGSDAASSQQDSIYPLNIDIDSQDIKSNPEKRRNSSREESIKSKLTDTEVFKDEFVAWTLNKPRIPDVQCAMSSKVQSKKESKEKASSSCQPVSDANELCGSAANKLDGRVFSNITDFTMKSASLSQNDSDHNVDSLQNSESQTSDILVGPFKEDSIDPSSEDTVLTLSEHHLNLNSDTDSQELIPETQQDLFFSTARKKSFRGTRQSFPLGIDSKTEESLCQVSQPKRRVRLSKGNSYRKTRASSRKFNTGLDEGTLTCSEPLLPVKKPIIKKLFHSLEVQDFDLPDEEYGQLKEKLRAETLKKSSHPLQYNMVNGAVGTQVKTENWDMGKCDSPRSQDISQAVEKLEEHLLQKNFDCKELNRTPEKPALNDVVCPYGQKTPKPTPNHKLSSSVLLSTPSCTPQSGRVHQCEQGAISPVFPSLGFTPAFSSPSLSQISCGNQNSSQIGTLPHTCKDVKNNSNCDEDLQTSGEGEVPLTNGKGTPSAREYLEKEEQPAECCHVNQSEMVNEDNAVEFIEEENNDALTPPLGNQLQQKPERQTLHLISKIQNPSTSCIIDLCTVFWMVKEAKTLCIACACETAVFLWAPQQLNQWTNIHMWVFDKVPIIELIPIPDAVNILCVAFGNLEIREVKVLHSVERNCLEHTLLQTGDINALLGLPGRRLVCSCGTLQSQYIELNILSKEGRRERCMQLVPPNEMVLAFSEVKGEAEALIGSTIMSNIVIWNLKTGHLLKKIHLSESYPGTVCQKAYSESGILFVLFSHRYVGNCDGSGGNRVCALRMVGVNPMNGKSRPVMSYMLPLECHGRYLVGGVKDQSIAAIVTPGTLILWDVLSGHIATILHHGPNAYWSLFHWAEANSCLLARKNDQTVYIYKYVGTGMDEV; translated from the exons ATGGAACATAGCATGAAAAAAACCCTGAGCTGGGAAACCAGGGAACAG CTCAAAGAAAGGTTGGCCTTGCTGAAGAAAGAATACGCAAAAACTGTCCATAAGTTACAG CGTGCGCAGAAAGCTGAACGGGTGCGAAATCATGTTAAAAGCACCATTACGCACCAGAATCAATTGTTGGAAGAGCAGTCCATAACTCAGTTCGAGACTG GTGAGGCCTCATCATTTTTGGATACAAATCAGTCAAGCTCCTCACATCAGAGAAGTCAAGCCCCAGTAGAAGAAAGTAAAGAGAGAAAATCAGCAGTGACCTTTAATCTTGAACCGGAAATCATAGAAGTCATCAATAGCCCAAATGTGGCTTTGACAAGTACATTTGAATTTGCTGAACAGCCTTCAGCAGAACCCTTCCCTTCCCCAGTTGTGGAAACGATTCCCATCACAAATATAAACAGTCAAGTACACAGTCGcctaaaactgaaaaaaaagaggTCATGTGAAGTACTGAGAAAGGAAGCAGCAAGTGAGCAGAATGAATCTCTGGCTGCTGATGGAAAATCCTGTGATAAAGAAATAGAGGAACTGAATTCACCTGTTAACAAAGAGTCTGTAAGATCTTCCATCTTTAACAGAGGCAAAAATGTCTCTAAATCAGTATGTGGAGGTGTAAAGGAGAATGTGGAGCATAGAATATTCCTTGGTTCTCCTGAAGGTGAAGAACATTTTGAATTATTAAAAAATGGAGTACAGGAGGTGAAAGGCAATTGTTTAACCTTACCTGTGAGCAGAACTATGAATGGCTCTGTTTACTGCAGTTCTGGTGATAAGTCTACAGTAGTGTCTACTTGTGAAAATAAAGCTTTCAGACCTAGGGACTTAAAGGTCCTAACTGAAGATGCCCAACAACAGCAAGCAAAGCAAAACTGCTCTGAGGATCTCACTGAAGCTTTGGAGAGCAATCTTGCAAATGAGTCAGTAATGTTAGATTCAGATTGTCTGCAGGCAAGTACTGCTGTAGCTGAAGTTTCAGAAGAGACCTCACTGAACTCCTGTACCCTTGTTGAGGGCCTTCTCTTCCCTGTTGAATACTATGTACGAACAACTCGACGCATGACCAGCTGTCAGCGACAAGTGGATCTGGATGCAGTGATTCACAGCCACTTGGGAAAGTGCAGAAATGGTGGTAAAGGAAGATATAAGAAATCTACACATGAACAGAGCAATCCTGTAAAAGGCTTCCCCAAGGCTGAGGGAGAGCTCAACAACACATTATTACTTTTTAACAGTCAGGAGGATGGTATTGCTGGATCTGATGCAGCTTCTTCACAGCAGGACTCAATATACCCCTTGAATATTGATATTGATTCTCAGGATATTAAATCAAATCCAGAAAAAAGGAGAAACAGTAGTAGAGAAGAATCTATAAAATCCAAGCTCACAGATACTGAAGTGTTTAAAGATGAGTTTGTAGCATGGACTTTGAATAAACCCAGAATTCCTGATGTTCAATGTGCTATGTCTTCTAAAGTTCAAAGCAAGAAAGAGAGCAAGGAGAAAGCAAGTAGTTCTTGTCAACCAGTGTCCGATGCTAATGAATTGTGTGGAAGTGCTGCAAATAAGTTGGATGGTCGTGTTTTTTCAAATATTACTGACTTTACTATGAAGAGTGCCAGTCTGTCTCAGAATGATTCTGACCATaatgtggattcactacagaacTCCGAAAGCCAGACCAGTGATATTTTAGTAGGGCCTTTCAAAGAGGATTCAATTGATCCATCATCAGAGGACACTGTATTGACTCTGTCAGAGCATCATTTAAACCTAAATAGTGATACTGACAGTCAGGAATTGATCCCAGAGACTCAGCAAGATTTGTTTTTTAGCACAGCAAGGAAGAAGAGTTTCAGAGGTACAAGGCAGTCTTTTCCATTGGGAATTGATTCAAAGACAGAAGAATCTTTGTGCCAAGTGTCTCAGCCCAAAAGGAGAGTGAGGCTGTCAAAAG GTAACTCTTATCGCAAAACACGTGCCAGCTCTAGGAAGTTCAACACAGGACTTGACGAAGGAACCCTGACGTGTTCAGAACCATTACTGCCTGTCAAAAAGCCTATCATCAAAAAGCTTTTTCACAGTCtggaggtccaggattttgacctcccTGATGAGGAATATGGTCAACTTAAAGAGAAGTTAAGAGCAGAGACATTGAAGAAATCATCTCATCCTTTGCAGTACAATATGGTTAATGGTGCTGTGGGAACACAGGTGAAAACTGAGAATTgggatatgggaaaatgtgacagCCCACGTTCCCAGGACATCAGTCAAGCTGTAGAAAAACTTGAAGAACACCTGCTACAAA AGAATTTTGACTGTAAGGAACTGAACAGGACTCCAGAAAAACCAGCATTAAATGATGTCGTTTGTCCTTATGGTCAGAAAACTCCAAAACCTACACCTAACCATAAATTATCTTCCAGTGTTCTGTTGTCAACACCTTCCTGTACTCCACAGTCAGGGCGGGTCCACCAGTGTGAACAAGGTGCAATTAGCCCTGTTTTTCCTTCGCTTGGTTTCACTCCTGCATTTAGTTCTCCAAGCCTTTCTCAAATCAGCTGTGGAAACCAGAACTCATCCCAAATTGGCACACTACCACATACATGTAAAGATGTTAAGAATAATAGCAACTGTGATGAAGACTTACAAACATCTGGTGAAGGAGAGGTGCCATTAACAAATGGAAAAGGCACTCCATCTGCAAGGGAATATTTAGAAAAGGAAGAACAACCTGCAGAGTGCTGCCATGTCAATCAGTCAGAGATGGTAAATGAGGATAATGCTGTGGAATTTATTGAAGag GAGAATAATGATGCATTGACTCCTCCTCTTGGCAACCAGTTACAGCAAAAGCCAGAGAGGCAAACATTGCACCTAATTTCCAAGATACAG AATCCATCAACCTCCTGTATTATTGACTTATGTACAGTATTCTGGATGGTGAAAGAGGCTAAAACATTATGCATTGCCTGTGCTTGTGAAACAGCAGTGTTCTTGTGGGCCCCACAGCAGCTAAACCAGTGGACTAATATCCATATGTGGGTCTTTGATAAA GTTCCTATAATTGAACTCATCCCCATTCCAGATGCTGTGAACATCCTGTGTGTGGCCTTTGGAAATCTGGAGATAAGAGAAGTCAA AGTATTGCACTCTGTTGAGAGAAACTGCTTGGAACACACCCTGCTGCAGACAGGAGATATAAATGCATTGCTTGGGCTGCCTGGAAGGAGGCTGGTCTGCTCTTGTGGCACACTTCAAAGTCAGTACATAGAATTGAACATCCTATCCAAAGAAGGAAG GCGTGAACGATGTATGCAATTGGTTCCACCCAATGAGATGGTACTAGCTTTCAGTGAAGTCAAAGGGGAGGCAGAAGCTTTGATTGGATCGACAATAATGAGCAATATTGTCATTTG GAACTTAAAGACTGGACATCTTCTGAAGAAAATCCATTTAAGTGAAAGCTACCCGGGCACTGTCTGCCAGAAGGCCTATTCAGAGTCT GGCATATTGTTTGTACTCTTCAGTCATCGGTATGTTGGCAATTGTGATGGATCTGGTGGAAATAGAGTCTGTGCTTTAAGAATGGTTGGTGTCAATCCTATGAATGGTAAAAGTAGACCTGTCATGTCCTATATGCTTCCACTGGAATGCCACGGAAG
- the palb2 gene encoding partner and localizer of BRCA2 isoform X2, with protein sequence MEHSMKKTLSWETREQLKERLALLKKEYAKTVHKLQRAQKAERVRNHVKSTITHQNQLLEEQSITQFETGEASSFLDTNQSSSSHQRSQAPVEESKERKSAVTFNLEPEIIEVINSPNVALTSTFEFAEQPSAEPFPSPVVETIPITNINSQVHSRLKLKKKRSCEVLRKEAASEQNESLAADGKSCDKEIEELNSPVNKESVRSSIFNRGKNVSKSVCGGVKENVEHRIFLGSPEGEEHFELLKNGVQEVKGNCLTLPVSRTMNGSVYCSSGDKSTVVSTCENKAFRPRDLKVLTEDAQQQQAKQNCSEDLTEALESNLANESVMLDSDCLQASTAVAEVSEETSLNSCTLVEGLLFPVEYYVRTTRRMTSCQRQVDLDAVIHSHLGKCRNGGKGRYKKSTHEQSNPVKGFPKAEGELNNTLLLFNSQEDGIAGSDAASSQQDSIYPLNIDIDSQDIKSNPEKRRNSSREESIKSKLTDTEVFKDEFVAWTLNKPRIPDVQCAMSSKVQSKKESKEKASSSCQPVSDANELCGSAANKLDGRVFSNITDFTMKSASLSQNDSDHNVDSLQNSESQTSDILVGPFKEDSIDPSSEDTVLTLSEHHLNLNSDTDSQELIPETQQDLFFSTARKKSFRGTRQSFPLGIDSKTEESLCQVSQPKRRVRLSKGNSYRKTRASSRKFNTGLDEGTLTCSEPLLPVKKPIIKKLFHSLEVQDFDLPDEEYGQLKEKLRAETLKKSSHPLQYNMVNGAVGTQVKTENWDMGKCDSPRSQDISQAVEKLEEHLLQKNFDCKELNRTPEKPALNDVVCPYGQKTPKPTPNHKLSSSVLLSTPSCTPQSGRVHQCEQGAISPVFPSLGFTPAFSSPSLSQISCGNQNSSQIGTLPHTCKDVKNNSNCDEDLQTSGEGEVPLTNGKGTPSAREYLEKEEQPAECCHVNQSEMVNEDNAVEFIEEENNDALTPPLGNQLQQKPERQTLHLISKIQNPSTSCIIDLCTVFWMVKEAKTLCIACACETAVFLWAPQQLNQWTNIHMWVFDKVPIIELIPIPDAVNILCVAFGNLEIREVKVLHSVERNCLEHTLLQTGDINALLGLPGRRLVCSCGTLQSQYIELNILSKEGRRERCMQLVPPNEMVLAFSEVKGEAEALIGSTIMSNIVIWNLKTGHLLKKIHLSESYPGTVCQKAYSESSVYLCSCISVQIK encoded by the exons ATGGAACATAGCATGAAAAAAACCCTGAGCTGGGAAACCAGGGAACAG CTCAAAGAAAGGTTGGCCTTGCTGAAGAAAGAATACGCAAAAACTGTCCATAAGTTACAG CGTGCGCAGAAAGCTGAACGGGTGCGAAATCATGTTAAAAGCACCATTACGCACCAGAATCAATTGTTGGAAGAGCAGTCCATAACTCAGTTCGAGACTG GTGAGGCCTCATCATTTTTGGATACAAATCAGTCAAGCTCCTCACATCAGAGAAGTCAAGCCCCAGTAGAAGAAAGTAAAGAGAGAAAATCAGCAGTGACCTTTAATCTTGAACCGGAAATCATAGAAGTCATCAATAGCCCAAATGTGGCTTTGACAAGTACATTTGAATTTGCTGAACAGCCTTCAGCAGAACCCTTCCCTTCCCCAGTTGTGGAAACGATTCCCATCACAAATATAAACAGTCAAGTACACAGTCGcctaaaactgaaaaaaaagaggTCATGTGAAGTACTGAGAAAGGAAGCAGCAAGTGAGCAGAATGAATCTCTGGCTGCTGATGGAAAATCCTGTGATAAAGAAATAGAGGAACTGAATTCACCTGTTAACAAAGAGTCTGTAAGATCTTCCATCTTTAACAGAGGCAAAAATGTCTCTAAATCAGTATGTGGAGGTGTAAAGGAGAATGTGGAGCATAGAATATTCCTTGGTTCTCCTGAAGGTGAAGAACATTTTGAATTATTAAAAAATGGAGTACAGGAGGTGAAAGGCAATTGTTTAACCTTACCTGTGAGCAGAACTATGAATGGCTCTGTTTACTGCAGTTCTGGTGATAAGTCTACAGTAGTGTCTACTTGTGAAAATAAAGCTTTCAGACCTAGGGACTTAAAGGTCCTAACTGAAGATGCCCAACAACAGCAAGCAAAGCAAAACTGCTCTGAGGATCTCACTGAAGCTTTGGAGAGCAATCTTGCAAATGAGTCAGTAATGTTAGATTCAGATTGTCTGCAGGCAAGTACTGCTGTAGCTGAAGTTTCAGAAGAGACCTCACTGAACTCCTGTACCCTTGTTGAGGGCCTTCTCTTCCCTGTTGAATACTATGTACGAACAACTCGACGCATGACCAGCTGTCAGCGACAAGTGGATCTGGATGCAGTGATTCACAGCCACTTGGGAAAGTGCAGAAATGGTGGTAAAGGAAGATATAAGAAATCTACACATGAACAGAGCAATCCTGTAAAAGGCTTCCCCAAGGCTGAGGGAGAGCTCAACAACACATTATTACTTTTTAACAGTCAGGAGGATGGTATTGCTGGATCTGATGCAGCTTCTTCACAGCAGGACTCAATATACCCCTTGAATATTGATATTGATTCTCAGGATATTAAATCAAATCCAGAAAAAAGGAGAAACAGTAGTAGAGAAGAATCTATAAAATCCAAGCTCACAGATACTGAAGTGTTTAAAGATGAGTTTGTAGCATGGACTTTGAATAAACCCAGAATTCCTGATGTTCAATGTGCTATGTCTTCTAAAGTTCAAAGCAAGAAAGAGAGCAAGGAGAAAGCAAGTAGTTCTTGTCAACCAGTGTCCGATGCTAATGAATTGTGTGGAAGTGCTGCAAATAAGTTGGATGGTCGTGTTTTTTCAAATATTACTGACTTTACTATGAAGAGTGCCAGTCTGTCTCAGAATGATTCTGACCATaatgtggattcactacagaacTCCGAAAGCCAGACCAGTGATATTTTAGTAGGGCCTTTCAAAGAGGATTCAATTGATCCATCATCAGAGGACACTGTATTGACTCTGTCAGAGCATCATTTAAACCTAAATAGTGATACTGACAGTCAGGAATTGATCCCAGAGACTCAGCAAGATTTGTTTTTTAGCACAGCAAGGAAGAAGAGTTTCAGAGGTACAAGGCAGTCTTTTCCATTGGGAATTGATTCAAAGACAGAAGAATCTTTGTGCCAAGTGTCTCAGCCCAAAAGGAGAGTGAGGCTGTCAAAAG GTAACTCTTATCGCAAAACACGTGCCAGCTCTAGGAAGTTCAACACAGGACTTGACGAAGGAACCCTGACGTGTTCAGAACCATTACTGCCTGTCAAAAAGCCTATCATCAAAAAGCTTTTTCACAGTCtggaggtccaggattttgacctcccTGATGAGGAATATGGTCAACTTAAAGAGAAGTTAAGAGCAGAGACATTGAAGAAATCATCTCATCCTTTGCAGTACAATATGGTTAATGGTGCTGTGGGAACACAGGTGAAAACTGAGAATTgggatatgggaaaatgtgacagCCCACGTTCCCAGGACATCAGTCAAGCTGTAGAAAAACTTGAAGAACACCTGCTACAAA AGAATTTTGACTGTAAGGAACTGAACAGGACTCCAGAAAAACCAGCATTAAATGATGTCGTTTGTCCTTATGGTCAGAAAACTCCAAAACCTACACCTAACCATAAATTATCTTCCAGTGTTCTGTTGTCAACACCTTCCTGTACTCCACAGTCAGGGCGGGTCCACCAGTGTGAACAAGGTGCAATTAGCCCTGTTTTTCCTTCGCTTGGTTTCACTCCTGCATTTAGTTCTCCAAGCCTTTCTCAAATCAGCTGTGGAAACCAGAACTCATCCCAAATTGGCACACTACCACATACATGTAAAGATGTTAAGAATAATAGCAACTGTGATGAAGACTTACAAACATCTGGTGAAGGAGAGGTGCCATTAACAAATGGAAAAGGCACTCCATCTGCAAGGGAATATTTAGAAAAGGAAGAACAACCTGCAGAGTGCTGCCATGTCAATCAGTCAGAGATGGTAAATGAGGATAATGCTGTGGAATTTATTGAAGag GAGAATAATGATGCATTGACTCCTCCTCTTGGCAACCAGTTACAGCAAAAGCCAGAGAGGCAAACATTGCACCTAATTTCCAAGATACAG AATCCATCAACCTCCTGTATTATTGACTTATGTACAGTATTCTGGATGGTGAAAGAGGCTAAAACATTATGCATTGCCTGTGCTTGTGAAACAGCAGTGTTCTTGTGGGCCCCACAGCAGCTAAACCAGTGGACTAATATCCATATGTGGGTCTTTGATAAA GTTCCTATAATTGAACTCATCCCCATTCCAGATGCTGTGAACATCCTGTGTGTGGCCTTTGGAAATCTGGAGATAAGAGAAGTCAA AGTATTGCACTCTGTTGAGAGAAACTGCTTGGAACACACCCTGCTGCAGACAGGAGATATAAATGCATTGCTTGGGCTGCCTGGAAGGAGGCTGGTCTGCTCTTGTGGCACACTTCAAAGTCAGTACATAGAATTGAACATCCTATCCAAAGAAGGAAG GCGTGAACGATGTATGCAATTGGTTCCACCCAATGAGATGGTACTAGCTTTCAGTGAAGTCAAAGGGGAGGCAGAAGCTTTGATTGGATCGACAATAATGAGCAATATTGTCATTTG GAACTTAAAGACTGGACATCTTCTGAAGAAAATCCATTTAAGTGAAAGCTACCCGGGCACTGTCTGCCAGAAGGCCTATTCAGAGTCT TCTGTTTATCTTTGCAGCTGCATTTCTGTCCAAATTAAATAA